A genome region from Littorina saxatilis isolate snail1 linkage group LG16, US_GU_Lsax_2.0, whole genome shotgun sequence includes the following:
- the LOC138950517 gene encoding uncharacterized protein, with product MASQQGGSGSIAKKPRLACCQCSRESRCIRQGECDCRANCTPCTNCAAQGCTNCSVDLGPAVECAPPCSTSGSPGNQAVSPAPPLMARSQESEDQVLRLSDHEREFLNAWFPHLESESYIIPPAHMDTVQERMANIGDGERIQVLKTQQQIDRDESREVRDTVRIDRVLKNVHHFMNQIKNKAARETEIMVILTQAKFGVYGAHTQSIYTGAAARNTNSVKAEPLNLKEDFVDLLVIHRERGIMMAAIIPQTEDDPLAVQEELKKAAAYLKQARDVVRRSVLGDLVTQPALHQAIVLPDTTRRCLEEVLLNMSDLQELQEGLSVKPGRNVSQVCLCEDDMADQTRIDAWWRASLERNEGGDPAMDAATYTQLVARYCCIAVSYR from the exons ATGGCGAGTCAGCAGGGAGGCAGCGGATCCATTGCAAAGAAACCACGTCTG GCGTGCTGCCAGTGCAGCAGGGAATCACGGTGCATCAGGCAAGGGGAGTGTGACTGCCGTGCGAACTGTACCCCCTGTACCAACTGTGCTGCTCAGGGCTGTACTAATTGCTCCGTTGATCTG GGACCGGCTGTGGAATGTGCTCCGCCGTGCAGTACCTCTGGGTCACCGGGGAACCAGGCTGTCTCTCCTGCCCCGCCCTTgatggcaagatcacaggaatcAGAGGACCAAGTGTTAAGGTTGTCAGACCATGAG AGAGAGTTTCTCAACGCCTGGTTTCCTCACCTTGAGAGCGAATCATACATAATCCCCCCGGCTCACATGGACACTGTGCAAGAGAGAATGGCAAATATCGGAGACGGTGAGCGAATCCAGGTACTGAAAACACAGCAACAAATAGACAGAGATGAGAGTAGAGAGGTCAGGGACACTGTCCGCATAGACAGAGTgctgaaaaatgtccaccactTCATGAATCAGATAAAGAACAAAGCCGCAAGGGAAACAGAAATTATGGTAATTCTGACCCAAGCTAAATTTGGTGTATATGGTGCTCATACCCAAAGCATCTATACTGGTGCAGCCGCCAGGAACACGAACAGCGTCAAAGCAGAGCCGTTGAACCTGAAGGAGGACTTTGTTGACCTGCTCGTCATACATCGCGAGCGTGGGATAATGATGGCGGCAATCATCCCTCAGACAGAAGACGACCCCCTTGCAGTTCAAGAAGAACTAAAGAAGGCCGCTGCCTACCTGAAGCAAGCCAGAGATGTTGTGAGGCGCTCTGTCCTGGGTGACCTGGTAACACAGCCAGCCCTCCACCAGGCCATTGTCCTGCCCGACACAACGAGACGCTGTCTGGAGGAGGTGCTGCTAAACATGAGCGAT TTACAGGAGTTGCAGGAAGGCCTCAGCGTCAAGCCAGGTCGGAATGTCAGCCAGGTGTGTCTATGTGAGGACGACATGGCTGACCAGACACGGATCGACGCGTGGTGGAGGGCAAGCTTGGAACGGAATGAGGGCGGGGACCCTGCCATGGATGCAGCTACCTACACACAGTTGGTTGCCAGGTACTGTTGCATAGCTGTATCATATCGGTGA